One part of the Ralstonia pickettii genome encodes these proteins:
- a CDS encoding porin, giving the protein MSRIKFALAATAAAAATLAASAAHAQSNVTLYGLIDTTISTVNNTNAAGARTTGFQVPWFSGSRWGLTGKENLGGGTSAIFKLESEFETPTGNMDTPGVLFNRDAWVGLSSESLGKLTFGRQNAIARDISGIYGDPYGSASVTLDEGGYTNVNNFKQLIFYAGSATGTRLNNGVVWKKLWDGRFFTGLAYQFGEVPGQFTQGTTESLALGYNGDNFHLAGFAQQAKVNGFMDRSYSVGGNVIFGMFRVNAGYFHYTGEQPAALGNRKDDAYTVSLKIAPQGAFDYEIGYQIMKAGNAAFSADGNTLNAYANVAGATAAGSGRKNTLYGSVFYHVSKRTEFYVAADYMKLKDQYIVGGTNGHNSQTEFAVGMRTRF; this is encoded by the coding sequence ATGTCCCGCATCAAGTTTGCCCTTGCGGCAACTGCAGCTGCCGCGGCCACGCTGGCCGCCAGCGCCGCCCATGCCCAGTCAAACGTGACGCTTTACGGCCTGATCGACACCACCATCAGCACCGTCAACAACACCAACGCCGCGGGCGCACGCACCACCGGTTTCCAGGTGCCTTGGTTCTCGGGCAGCCGCTGGGGCCTGACCGGCAAGGAAAACCTGGGCGGCGGTACGTCGGCCATCTTCAAGCTGGAATCGGAATTCGAAACGCCGACCGGCAACATGGACACCCCGGGCGTGTTGTTCAACCGCGACGCCTGGGTGGGTCTGTCGAGCGAATCGCTGGGCAAGCTGACCTTCGGCCGCCAGAACGCGATTGCGCGTGACATCTCTGGCATCTACGGCGACCCGTACGGCAGCGCTAGCGTCACGCTGGATGAAGGCGGCTACACCAACGTCAACAACTTCAAGCAACTGATCTTCTACGCAGGCAGCGCAACGGGCACACGTCTGAACAACGGCGTAGTGTGGAAGAAGCTGTGGGATGGCCGCTTCTTTACCGGCTTGGCCTATCAGTTTGGCGAAGTGCCGGGCCAGTTCACGCAAGGCACCACCGAATCGTTGGCGCTGGGCTACAACGGCGACAACTTCCACCTCGCAGGCTTCGCGCAACAAGCGAAGGTCAACGGCTTCATGGACCGCTCGTACTCGGTGGGCGGCAACGTGATCTTCGGCATGTTCCGCGTGAACGCCGGCTACTTCCACTACACCGGCGAGCAACCGGCCGCACTGGGCAACCGCAAGGACGACGCCTACACCGTGTCGCTGAAGATCGCTCCGCAAGGCGCCTTCGACTACGAAATCGGCTACCAGATCATGAAGGCCGGCAACGCCGCGTTCAGCGCCGATGGCAACACGCTCAACGCTTATGCCAACGTCGCGGGTGCCACGGCAGCGGGCAGCGGCCGCAAGAACACGCTGTACGGTTCGGTGTTCTACCACGTGTCCAAGCGCACGGAGTTCTACGTCGCGGCTGACTACATGAAGCTGAAAGATCAGTACATCGTGGGCGGCACCAACGGCCACAACAGCCAGACGGAGTTCGCCGTCGGTATGCGCACGCGCTTCTAA
- a CDS encoding ABC transporter substrate-binding protein, with product MGVFTCRTARARGVRGWITPWLAALLAVATSHALAQDPTRLTLMVSGTAKMIYLPATLAQRLGYFRDEGLDVELLSQPAGVDAESELLTGFAQGVVGFYDHTIDLQAKGKEVRAIVVFSQVPGEAEVVSTRLPATVQSMRDLRGRTLGVTGLGASTSFLTRYLMVQQGLSAGDYTMLPVGAERSFVTALRNGRIDAGMTTDPTVSRLLHGGEARVLLDLRTLESTRAALGGSYPAACLYLQTAWLEAHPDIAAKLARAFVRTLHYLHTHGAEDIAARMPPEFRRDHPELYTRALAAALPTFSTDGRMPDDGPPTVLRVLAASNANARDKHIDLSRTYTNRFVDQVRERR from the coding sequence ATGGGTGTTTTTACCTGCAGGACCGCCCGCGCACGCGGGGTCCGGGGCTGGATCACGCCGTGGCTCGCTGCCCTTCTGGCAGTGGCAACTTCGCATGCCCTCGCACAAGACCCGACGCGCTTGACGCTCATGGTCAGCGGCACCGCCAAGATGATCTACCTGCCGGCCACGCTGGCGCAACGTCTGGGCTATTTCCGCGACGAAGGGCTCGATGTGGAACTGCTCTCGCAGCCCGCCGGCGTTGATGCGGAAAGCGAACTGCTCACCGGCTTTGCGCAAGGCGTGGTCGGCTTCTATGACCACACCATCGACCTCCAGGCCAAGGGCAAGGAAGTGCGCGCCATTGTCGTATTCAGCCAGGTGCCGGGCGAAGCGGAAGTCGTGTCGACACGCTTGCCGGCGACGGTGCAGTCGATGCGTGACTTGCGCGGCCGCACGCTGGGCGTGACGGGGCTGGGCGCATCCACGAGCTTTCTCACGCGCTACCTGATGGTGCAGCAGGGGCTCTCGGCCGGCGACTACACCATGCTGCCGGTTGGCGCGGAACGCAGTTTCGTCACTGCGCTGCGCAACGGCCGCATCGATGCCGGCATGACCACCGACCCGACGGTCTCGCGCCTCTTGCACGGCGGCGAAGCGCGCGTGCTGCTCGACTTGCGTACGCTCGAGAGCACACGAGCGGCGCTCGGCGGTTCGTACCCGGCCGCGTGCCTGTACCTGCAGACCGCATGGCTGGAAGCGCATCCGGACATCGCTGCCAAACTGGCCCGCGCATTCGTGCGTACCCTGCATTACCTGCACACGCATGGTGCAGAAGACATCGCCGCCCGCATGCCGCCTGAATTCCGGCGCGATCATCCCGAGCTGTACACAAGAGCGCTTGCCGCCGCGTTGCCCACCTTCAGCACCGACGGACGCATGCCGGACGACGGCCCACCCACCGTCCTGCGCGTCCTTGCCGCCAGCAATGCCAACGCGCGCGACAAGCACATCGACCTCTCGCGCACCTACACCAACAGGTTTGTCGATCAGGTGCGCGAGCGCCGCTAG
- a CDS encoding helix-turn-helix transcriptional regulator, translating into MDDFTADLAPLPAAPRNELGEFLRSRRSHLRPQDVGLPEGSGRRRTAGLRREEVAQLANISIDWYVRIEQGRDVRPSVATIEAIGRALKLSSDERAHMRGLARAESVLTGAGAGAAGRSTAEAVPDVLRRAVAGMALPAHVRSYRTELLCWNEATSQLFMDFGTMPPEDRNSLVYMFLYANARERFVEWENEARRMLAKFRAVYDPHADDPVLVALVDRLRTCSREFDTWWRQHEVRAQRAEHKLIRTPGGQVVRYDYIGLPVMEDPRLRMVLYVPVEDGA; encoded by the coding sequence ATGGACGATTTCACCGCCGACCTTGCGCCCTTACCCGCCGCGCCCCGCAACGAGCTGGGCGAGTTCCTGCGCAGCCGCCGCAGCCATCTGCGCCCGCAGGACGTGGGGCTGCCCGAGGGCAGCGGGCGCCGCCGCACCGCGGGCCTGCGCCGCGAAGAAGTCGCGCAACTCGCCAACATCAGCATCGACTGGTATGTGCGTATCGAGCAGGGGCGCGACGTGCGGCCTTCCGTGGCGACCATCGAGGCGATCGGGCGGGCGCTGAAGCTGTCTTCGGACGAGCGCGCGCACATGCGGGGCCTGGCGCGTGCCGAATCCGTTTTGACGGGCGCCGGCGCGGGAGCGGCCGGGCGTTCCACGGCCGAGGCGGTGCCGGATGTCTTGCGGCGCGCCGTCGCCGGCATGGCGCTGCCCGCCCACGTGCGCAGCTACCGCACCGAACTGCTGTGCTGGAACGAGGCGACCTCGCAGCTCTTCATGGATTTCGGCACGATGCCGCCGGAAGACCGCAACTCGCTGGTCTACATGTTTCTGTACGCCAACGCGCGCGAGCGTTTTGTCGAGTGGGAAAACGAGGCGCGCAGGATGCTGGCGAAGTTTCGCGCGGTGTACGACCCGCATGCAGATGACCCGGTGCTCGTGGCGCTGGTCGACCGGCTGCGCACCTGCAGCCGCGAGTTCGATACCTGGTGGCGCCAGCACGAAGTGCGCGCCCAGCGTGCAGAACATAAGCTGATCCGCACGCCCGGCGGCCAGGTCGTCCGCTACGACTACATCGGCCTGCCGGTAATGGAAGACCCGCGCCTGCGCATGGTGCTGTACGTGCCCGTCGAGGACGGGGCCTGA
- a CDS encoding aquaporin produces MSATPSLARRIVAEGLGTALLIAVVIGTGIHASRLSGGDATWTLLAQSLAGGAGLLALLTVFAPVSGAHLNPAVTLSALLRGGLRGHEALAYLAAQAVGAALGVAAAHAMFGMPAWAAGTHAATGPALWWSEALATFGLIGVGMACGRHAPQQLPLVVAAYIAAGYWFTSSSSLANPALALACALTDGPSGIRPGDVPGYMLAQLVGALLATPLFNWLMGVDAAPAQASGTTIAPAQAVPRHRQAS; encoded by the coding sequence ATGTCTGCTACACCGTCCCTGGCTCGCCGCATCGTCGCGGAAGGGCTTGGTACGGCCTTGCTGATTGCGGTGGTGATCGGCACGGGCATCCACGCAAGCCGGCTCTCCGGCGGCGATGCCACCTGGACGCTGCTGGCGCAATCGCTGGCCGGCGGCGCCGGTTTGCTGGCGCTGCTGACGGTGTTCGCGCCAGTGTCGGGGGCGCACCTGAACCCGGCGGTCACGCTTTCCGCGTTGCTGCGGGGCGGTCTGCGTGGGCATGAGGCGCTGGCCTATCTGGCTGCACAGGCCGTGGGCGCCGCGCTGGGTGTGGCAGCCGCGCATGCCATGTTCGGCATGCCGGCGTGGGCAGCAGGCACGCACGCCGCTACAGGGCCCGCGCTGTGGTGGAGCGAAGCGCTGGCAACGTTCGGACTGATCGGGGTTGGCATGGCATGCGGCCGTCATGCGCCACAGCAATTGCCGCTGGTGGTGGCCGCCTATATCGCGGCCGGATACTGGTTCACGTCGTCGTCATCGCTGGCCAACCCCGCGTTGGCCCTTGCCTGCGCGCTGACCGACGGCCCCTCCGGCATCCGCCCCGGCGATGTCCCGGGCTACATGCTGGCGCAACTGGTCGGTGCGTTGCTGGCAACGCCGTTGTTCAATTGGCTGATGGGTGTGGACGCAGCACCCGCGCAAGCATCCGGCACCACCATCGCACCGGCGCAAGCCGTGCCGAGGCATCGCCAGGCAAGTTGA
- a CDS encoding EAL domain-containing response regulator — translation MEGFAQLAVLVVDDHPVQRAAARQLLHTLGVQQILTACDGREALYLLQLCHVDLVLCDIDMPAMNGPELMEQMHLRGGRIFPRQAPVWAWVSAMDAPIVESHVSLADAIGLTRTRGVQKPLRPAHVLPLLEEAAARERDRAPAATAGLPQFSDDELAALIHETPEQIEVVFQPQHDLASNQIAGAEALCRWMHPVHGRVSPAAFVPRLEALGLADGLFFHVLEHCVRVQHALSAHAYPVSIGVNASAQTLSRAGTVDRIEAIVRGARIAPTAIAIELTEDSPVPDAAQLTIALNRLRLLGHPLAIDDFGVGIATLKLLADLPFTILKIDRSFTAAVDQASQRGVICRTMIELARALHLECIAEGVETEAQRQTLRALGCATGQGYLWAAPLSVTAFLAHVQAAA, via the coding sequence ATGGAAGGTTTCGCGCAACTCGCCGTGCTGGTGGTGGATGACCACCCCGTGCAACGGGCTGCCGCCCGGCAACTGCTCCATACGCTGGGCGTGCAGCAGATCCTGACCGCGTGCGACGGCCGCGAGGCGCTCTACCTCCTGCAGCTTTGCCACGTCGATCTGGTGCTGTGCGACATCGACATGCCCGCGATGAACGGTCCCGAACTGATGGAGCAGATGCACTTGCGCGGCGGCCGCATCTTTCCGCGACAGGCTCCCGTGTGGGCGTGGGTCAGTGCGATGGATGCGCCAATCGTCGAGTCGCATGTCAGCCTGGCCGATGCGATCGGGTTGACGCGCACGCGCGGCGTGCAGAAGCCGCTGCGGCCTGCACACGTGCTGCCGCTGCTGGAAGAAGCAGCCGCGCGCGAACGGGACCGGGCGCCTGCCGCAACCGCCGGCTTGCCGCAGTTTTCTGACGACGAACTTGCCGCGCTTATCCACGAAACGCCCGAGCAGATCGAGGTCGTATTCCAGCCCCAGCACGATCTGGCCAGCAACCAGATCGCCGGCGCCGAGGCGCTCTGCCGCTGGATGCACCCGGTGCATGGGCGCGTGTCGCCCGCTGCGTTCGTGCCGCGCCTGGAAGCGCTGGGGCTGGCGGACGGCCTGTTCTTCCACGTGTTGGAGCATTGCGTGCGCGTGCAGCACGCGCTGTCCGCGCATGCGTACCCCGTTTCGATTGGCGTGAATGCGTCTGCGCAGACGCTGAGCCGGGCCGGCACCGTAGACCGCATCGAAGCGATCGTGCGCGGGGCGCGCATTGCGCCGACGGCGATCGCCATCGAACTGACGGAAGACTCGCCCGTGCCTGATGCCGCGCAGCTCACCATCGCGCTCAACCGCTTGCGCCTGCTGGGCCATCCTCTGGCCATCGACGATTTTGGCGTGGGCATTGCCACGCTCAAGCTGCTGGCCGATCTGCCTTTCACCATCCTCAAGATCGATCGCTCGTTTACAGCCGCGGTGGACCAGGCCAGCCAGCGCGGCGTGATCTGCCGCACGATGATCGAGCTGGCGCGCGCGCTGCATCTCGAGTGCATTGCCGAAGGGGTGGAAACCGAAGCGCAGCGCCAGACGCTGCGCGCTTTGGGCTGTGCGACCGGGCAAGGCTATCTGTGGGCGGCACCACTGTCCGTGACCGCGTTTCTTGCGCACGTGCAGGCGGCGGCTTAA
- a CDS encoding hydrolase, producing MPEPLQTLSALSAKTSALVLIDLQRGILPFAQGPHSAEQVLSASARLAKRFRELAAPVVLVRVGWAPDYADAPRQPVDRPAPTQPGGLPPQWWEQPAELEVAPTDIQITKRQWGAFYGTELDLQLRRRGITTIVLGGISTHVGVESTARAAWEHGYALVLAEDAMSSNDAAMHRSSVENVFPRLGRVRDTSTILSALTA from the coding sequence ATGCCTGAACCGCTGCAAACCCTGTCTGCCTTGTCTGCGAAAACCAGCGCGCTGGTGTTGATCGACCTGCAACGCGGCATCCTGCCGTTTGCCCAGGGGCCGCACTCGGCCGAGCAGGTATTGAGTGCGTCCGCCAGGCTCGCCAAGCGCTTTCGCGAGCTGGCTGCGCCCGTGGTGCTGGTGCGCGTGGGGTGGGCGCCGGACTACGCCGATGCGCCGCGCCAGCCCGTCGACCGGCCCGCGCCTACACAGCCGGGCGGTCTGCCGCCGCAATGGTGGGAACAGCCCGCCGAGCTGGAAGTCGCACCCACTGACATCCAGATCACCAAGCGCCAGTGGGGCGCGTTCTACGGCACCGAGCTGGATCTGCAACTGCGCCGTCGCGGCATCACCACGATCGTGCTGGGCGGTATCTCGACGCATGTGGGCGTGGAATCGACCGCGCGCGCCGCGTGGGAGCACGGCTACGCGCTGGTGCTGGCCGAAGATGCGATGAGTTCGAACGATGCGGCGATGCATCGGTCGTCGGTGGAGAACGTATTCCCGCGACTGGGCCGCGTGCGCGATACCAGCACCATCCTCTCGGCCTTGACGGCCTGA
- a CDS encoding sensor histidine kinase gives MPPPRSPDQAPAQSAPARARSLRARLVLWLALPLVVYVAADGWLDLAAARHNADLVHFHALDTAAQMISGQIEWDEGRLRVSVPPAALAVFAAPETPVRDQVTYQVSTEHGRLLAGRLDFGTRPAFDAAGLADAGTYTDTVEGQPVHVAAVVRTMYDAGRTERVVTRVAQTMNGRDAMIRQLWWPATVRQLALVGLALAMILIGLTLELRPILRLAGNVSARAPTDLAPLDPDGLQHELQPIAGAFNQYLQRIADNALTQKRFIADAAHQMRTPLAILDTQMQVAAQTNADAALHEVLRAARTSTRNLADLINDLLLLSQAESSAATSEVVDLSQVARTVLEDLALLADGRRIDLGIELADLPVWTSGNRTLIAALLFNLVDNAVRYTQEGGHVTVQVSADYGWAMLTVTDNGPGIPPEAYTRVFERFTRLDGTQTQGTGLGLAIVRQIVDRMGGQIALAPGPGGIGLAVTVWLRRTSAPAAG, from the coding sequence ATGCCTCCGCCGCGCAGTCCTGATCAAGCGCCGGCGCAGTCCGCTCCGGCGCGTGCCCGCAGCCTGCGTGCGCGGCTGGTGCTATGGCTGGCGTTGCCGCTGGTCGTCTATGTGGCGGCCGATGGCTGGCTCGACCTCGCCGCCGCGCGCCACAACGCCGATCTCGTGCACTTTCATGCGCTGGACACGGCCGCCCAGATGATCAGCGGGCAGATCGAGTGGGATGAAGGCCGCCTGCGCGTGTCGGTGCCGCCGGCTGCGCTGGCCGTGTTTGCCGCGCCCGAAACCCCGGTGCGCGACCAGGTGACGTACCAGGTCAGCACCGAGCACGGCCGCCTGCTGGCCGGGCGGCTCGACTTCGGCACGCGCCCCGCGTTTGACGCGGCGGGCCTCGCCGATGCCGGCACCTACACCGATACCGTGGAGGGCCAGCCCGTGCACGTGGCCGCCGTGGTGCGCACCATGTACGACGCCGGACGCACCGAACGCGTCGTCACGCGCGTCGCGCAAACCATGAACGGGCGCGACGCGATGATCCGCCAGTTGTGGTGGCCCGCCACCGTGCGCCAGCTCGCGCTCGTGGGGCTGGCGCTGGCAATGATCCTCATCGGCCTGACGCTGGAGTTGCGGCCGATCTTGCGGCTGGCCGGCAATGTGTCGGCACGCGCCCCCACCGACCTCGCGCCGCTCGACCCCGACGGCCTGCAGCACGAGTTGCAGCCGATTGCCGGCGCGTTCAACCAGTACCTGCAGCGCATTGCCGACAACGCGCTCACGCAGAAGCGCTTCATTGCCGATGCCGCGCACCAGATGCGCACGCCGCTGGCGATTCTCGATACGCAGATGCAGGTGGCGGCGCAAACCAACGCAGATGCCGCGCTGCATGAAGTCCTGAGGGCCGCGCGCACCAGCACGCGCAACCTGGCGGATCTCATCAACGACTTGTTGCTGCTGTCTCAGGCCGAATCCTCGGCCGCGACGAGCGAGGTGGTGGACCTCTCTCAGGTGGCGCGCACCGTGCTGGAAGACCTCGCACTGCTGGCCGATGGCCGCCGGATCGACCTGGGCATCGAGCTTGCAGACCTGCCCGTGTGGACGTCGGGCAACCGCACGCTGATTGCCGCCCTGTTGTTCAACTTGGTCGACAACGCTGTGCGTTACACGCAGGAAGGCGGCCACGTGACGGTGCAGGTGTCGGCGGACTACGGTTGGGCGATGCTGACCGTGACCGACAACGGCCCCGGCATTCCCCCCGAGGCGTACACACGCGTGTTCGAGCGCTTTACGCGTCTGGACGGCACGCAGACCCAGGGCACTGGCCTGGGCCTGGCGATCGTGCGGCAGATCGTCGATCGCATGGGCGGCCAGATTGCGCTGGCGCCCGGGCCCGGTGGCATCGGGCTGGCGGTGACGGTCTGGCTGCGGCGGACGAGCGCGCCCGCTGCAGGGTAA
- a CDS encoding PaaI family thioesterase, translating to MHPSQMTGLQLLQAMSHGDLPRASISETIPMTMDVIEAGTVHFGAQADKRHLNPLGGVHGGFAATVLDSVTGCAVHSMLEAGVGYGTVDLNVKMVKAVPVDTPLVAVGRVLHLSRTIGVSEGTLKTQDGTLLAHATATCVIRRP from the coding sequence ATGCATCCGTCCCAAATGACCGGCCTGCAACTGCTGCAGGCCATGTCGCACGGTGATCTCCCGCGCGCGTCCATCAGCGAAACCATCCCGATGACGATGGATGTCATCGAAGCAGGCACCGTGCACTTCGGTGCCCAGGCCGACAAGCGCCACCTCAATCCGCTGGGCGGTGTGCACGGTGGCTTTGCGGCGACGGTGCTCGACTCCGTGACCGGCTGCGCCGTGCATTCGATGCTGGAAGCCGGCGTCGGCTACGGCACGGTTGACCTGAACGTGAAGATGGTAAAGGCCGTGCCGGTGGATACGCCGCTGGTGGCCGTTGGGCGCGTGCTGCATCTCTCGCGCACGATCGGCGTGTCGGAGGGCACGCTCAAGACGCAGGACGGCACATTGCTCGCGCATGCCACGGCAACGTGTGTCATCCGCCGCCCGTAA
- a CDS encoding MFS transporter, protein MTHPSSASSVSEPRRWLAFGVMVTAQFMFIVDAFIANVAIPSIRTSLHATPAQLEAVLAVYQLGYAILLITGGRLGDLFGRRRVFLLGLVAFTATSAGCGLAGSAAALIAWRFAQGLSAAMMVPQVLASVQALFAGAERDRALSIFGLVMGTGGAAGLLVGGALTSADIAGLGWRAAFLINVPVGLTAALLGGRWIPHPSPDAAKVHLDTVGVAWMAVSVAAVLLPLLFGRELHWPVWTLALLVVGVLGMATFQQLEARVDRAGGTPLLPPSLLQHRAFMTGLTASALHYIGMMAFFLVLTLYLQNGRQLSAVRMGVAILPLAITFLITSRVANALVRRYGVRALLAGLGLMALGLLVLLAGFGTEWAHPAAPSMMRIGIAVALYGAGQGLVVVPLIGLVLTGVARTQAGAAAGLLITAQQLAGALGVACIGGLYFTFAAAGGANGMARGTMAGCIAMLAALGAAAVGFARLGAQQRQLAAASAASPA, encoded by the coding sequence GTGACTCACCCTTCTTCTGCTTCCTCCGTATCGGAACCCCGCCGCTGGCTCGCCTTTGGAGTGATGGTGACGGCGCAATTCATGTTCATCGTCGATGCGTTCATTGCCAATGTGGCGATCCCGAGTATCCGCACGAGCCTGCATGCCACACCCGCACAACTCGAGGCCGTGCTGGCGGTGTACCAGCTTGGCTACGCGATTCTGCTCATCACTGGCGGCCGTCTGGGCGATCTGTTCGGGCGCAGGCGCGTGTTCCTGCTCGGTCTCGTCGCTTTTACCGCCACCTCGGCCGGTTGTGGGCTGGCGGGCAGCGCGGCGGCGCTGATCGCATGGCGTTTCGCGCAGGGCCTGTCCGCCGCGATGATGGTGCCGCAGGTGCTGGCGAGCGTGCAGGCGCTCTTTGCCGGCGCCGAGCGCGACCGCGCGCTGTCGATTTTCGGCCTGGTGATGGGTACCGGCGGGGCGGCCGGGTTGCTGGTGGGCGGCGCACTCACCAGCGCCGACATCGCCGGGCTGGGCTGGCGCGCGGCCTTCCTGATCAACGTACCGGTCGGGCTGACGGCCGCGCTGCTGGGCGGGCGCTGGATCCCGCACCCAAGCCCCGACGCGGCAAAGGTGCATCTCGATACCGTCGGCGTGGCGTGGATGGCCGTCAGCGTGGCCGCCGTGCTGCTGCCGCTGCTGTTCGGCCGCGAGCTGCACTGGCCGGTGTGGACCCTGGCACTGCTGGTCGTAGGCGTACTGGGCATGGCAACGTTCCAGCAGCTCGAGGCCCGTGTCGACCGCGCCGGCGGGACGCCGCTGCTGCCGCCCTCCTTGCTGCAGCATCGCGCCTTCATGACGGGCCTGACGGCGTCGGCGCTGCACTACATCGGGATGATGGCGTTCTTCCTGGTGCTGACGCTGTATCTGCAGAACGGGCGGCAGCTGTCAGCCGTGCGCATGGGTGTGGCCATCCTGCCGCTGGCCATCACCTTCCTGATCACGTCGCGGGTGGCCAATGCGCTGGTGCGGCGCTATGGCGTTCGCGCGCTGCTGGCGGGCCTCGGCCTGATGGCGTTGGGGCTGCTGGTGCTGCTGGCGGGATTCGGGACGGAATGGGCGCACCCCGCCGCGCCGAGCATGATGCGCATCGGGATTGCCGTGGCGCTGTACGGGGCAGGGCAAGGCCTGGTCGTCGTCCCGCTGATCGGCCTGGTGCTGACGGGCGTTGCGCGTACGCAGGCCGGCGCAGCGGCGGGGCTGCTGATTACCGCGCAGCAGTTGGCAGGCGCACTGGGCGTCGCCTGTATCGGCGGGCTGTATTTCACCTTTGCCGCTGCCGGCGGTGCCAACGGCATGGCGCGCGGCACGATGGCGGGATGCATCGCCATGCTGGCAGCGCTCGGCGCAGCGGCCGTGGGCTTTGCGCGGCTCGGGGCACAGCAGCGGCAACTGGCGGCCGCTAGCGCGGCAAGTCCGGCCTGA
- a CDS encoding response regulator transcription factor — MCPVLSIVLADDHPVILMGLAAAIGQFPQQQVVAQAHDGRELMQVLAHIDCNVIVTDYNLGGEPAFDGMQLLARLRQQHPRCGIVVCTMVRNPALLRAMRQIGVACIVSKNDDFVHAGHAVMAAARGVRYDSPRILEELGLGSNDRNGFERLSAREREVLRLYAAGTAVSDIAQMLGSSVKTVSTQKAVALRKLGLVREIDLFQYARASGLTAPR, encoded by the coding sequence ATGTGCCCTGTCCTCTCGATCGTGCTGGCAGACGATCATCCGGTGATTCTCATGGGGCTGGCGGCGGCCATTGGGCAGTTTCCACAGCAGCAGGTCGTCGCACAGGCACACGACGGGCGCGAGCTGATGCAGGTGCTTGCGCACATCGACTGCAACGTCATCGTTACGGACTACAACCTGGGTGGCGAACCTGCCTTCGATGGCATGCAACTGCTGGCGCGCCTGCGTCAGCAGCATCCCAGGTGCGGCATCGTCGTCTGCACGATGGTCCGCAATCCGGCGCTGTTACGCGCCATGCGGCAGATTGGCGTGGCTTGCATCGTCAGCAAGAACGATGACTTTGTTCATGCCGGACACGCCGTCATGGCGGCCGCGCGCGGCGTGCGCTATGACAGCCCGCGCATTCTGGAAGAGCTGGGCCTCGGTTCCAACGACCGGAATGGGTTCGAGCGGCTGAGCGCACGTGAGCGGGAAGTGCTTCGCCTGTATGCCGCGGGCACGGCCGTGTCGGACATCGCACAGATGCTCGGTTCGAGCGTGAAGACCGTCAGCACGCAGAAGGCCGTGGCCTTGCGCAAGCTGGGCCTGGTGCGCGAAATCGATCTCTTTCAGTACGCCCGCGCCAGCGGGCTGACAGCGCCCCGCTGA
- a CDS encoding response regulator — translation MKLLLIEDNAPLAHWLSEALRRAQFTVDHASDGESADTLLLTQHYDVVLLDLQLPTLSGQGVLQRLRGRRNPVPVLILTASGGIDDKVACLGAGADDYLVKPFEIRELIARIQVLVRRSTPDQSVELQCGDLTYHTGSRTFNLAGQPLVLPAREHTVLEILMLKLGRTVSKPALVNGVFGMDDEASPEAIEIYIHRLRKKLEHSAATIVTLRGLGYLLRDASAAQS, via the coding sequence ATGAAGCTGCTCCTGATCGAAGACAACGCCCCGCTGGCGCACTGGCTGTCGGAAGCCCTGCGCCGCGCCCAATTCACCGTGGATCACGCCAGCGATGGCGAATCCGCCGATACCCTGTTGCTGACGCAACACTACGACGTCGTGCTGCTCGATCTGCAATTGCCCACGTTGTCGGGGCAAGGTGTATTGCAACGTTTGCGCGGCCGGCGCAACCCGGTGCCGGTGCTCATCCTGACAGCCAGCGGCGGGATCGACGACAAGGTCGCCTGCCTGGGTGCCGGCGCCGATGACTACCTCGTCAAGCCGTTCGAGATTCGCGAGCTGATTGCGCGGATCCAGGTGCTGGTGCGGCGCAGCACGCCGGACCAATCCGTCGAGCTGCAATGCGGCGACCTGACGTACCACACCGGCAGCCGTACCTTCAATCTGGCCGGCCAGCCCCTGGTGCTGCCCGCACGCGAGCATACGGTGCTTGAAATTCTGATGCTCAAGCTGGGTCGCACGGTGTCCAAACCGGCGCTGGTGAACGGCGTGTTCGGTATGGACGATGAAGCCAGCCCCGAGGCCATCGAAATCTATATCCACCGTCTGCGCAAGAAGCTGGAGCATTCCGCCGCTACCATCGTCACGCTGCGCGGTCTTGGTTACCTGCTGCGCGATGCCTCCGCCGCGCAGTCCTGA